In Trichoderma asperellum chromosome 1, complete sequence, a single window of DNA contains:
- a CDS encoding uncharacterized protein (BUSCO:EOG092D1RV3) has protein sequence MAVLSQPLNTIVEPLPHPPGQQSDRTKSLTAASQPAERHLEGSKAPPPVSHPRRHASSVSITGSVPRHQRTSSSILSRAVAALDRTQSVIASISEPVIRNRQSNPTLARLSLNAGSHQQLRDEPASPDRPTAFSNPSTQSLLSNPGDGQSASTSFSSAQQSPSQPPNGLNSDSQSPKMHQTSSRLLRMTDDERPFTRDFKDLFSTLIVSLLPLGSHRVRLTKVDYTFLSEDAINNLGSLKFSQSNRMPDPKDPSRIVTTTTTTTFSMAKDMARTICQRFVDARFIESADGKLQPIYNMKGSVWQLTAKGVAILDRFCGRNGIQQKQVSELVSLHCCSLVILEREQHSDKILSDRGTVEVIFRRFVGAETRNVKANLAVADSDSLHDYEDGLTGVKMAAERRVNGKVYKDTFTGKATSDWLVDCCTIVDRREAIEIASLFVEFELIDTVVQDRSFMLGNPGCHLFQPTKYSVYQISQRGKDVINGTSSRGRPSESEAGTGSQRNGVVRDSNTQRLEKILNDPALRLLFRENLREMHCEENLSFYKDVNDFVQGCKQAIRQAESTPSSQAMDIIKETMAQAYGIYNAFLAPGSPCELNIDHQLRNNLATRMTKAVGQETGMVETLQEVTSLFENAQNAVFKLMASDSVPKFLRNAKYEQQLQNFNLDGVPGRGGVERSLSRSNRK, from the exons atGGCCGTCTTGTCGCAACCTCTCAACACCATCGTCGAGCCTCTGCCTCATCCGCCGGGACAGCAATCCGACCGTACAAAGTCTCTCACGGCCGCCTCGCAACCTGCAGAGCGTCACCTCGAAGGCTCCAAAGCTCCACCACCAGTCTCACATCCTCGCCGCCACGCCAGCTCCGTCTCGATAACAGGCTCCGTGCCACGCCACCAGCGGACCTCGAGCAGCATCCTCTCACGTGCAGTCGCTGCTCTGGATAGAACCCAGAGcgtcatcgccagcatctcGGAGCCCGTCATCCGGAACCGCCAGTCCAACCCAACGCTCGCCCGTCTCTCGCTCAACGCAGGCTCGCACCAGCAGCTGAGGGACGAGCCCGCCAGCCCCGACAGGCCAACTGCCTTTAGCAACCCGTCGACCCAGTCCCTGTTGTCAAACCCAGGAGACGGCCAGTCTGCTTCAACGTCATTTTCATCCGCCCAACAATCTCCCAGCCAGCCCCCGAACGGGCTGAATTCTGACTCGCAATCTCCCAAGATGCACCAAACATCCTCGCGCTTGCTGCGCATGACCGATGATGAACGGCCCTTTACAAGA gATTTCAAGGATCTCTTCTCCACACTGATTGTCAGCCTTCTACCACTTGGTTCTCACAGAGTGCGGTTGACAAAGGTGGACTACACCTTCCTCTCTGAAGATGCCATCAACAACTTGGGTTCTCTGAAATTCTCTCAGTCTAACCGCATGCCTGACCCCAAGGACCCCTCAAGAATTGTCACGAcgacaaccaccaccaccttcTCCATGGCGAAGGACATGGCCCGAACAATCTGCCAAAGATTTGTCGACGCTCGCTTCATTGAGTCCGCTGATGGAAAGCTACAGCCCATCTACAACATGAAGGGCTCCGTCTGGCAGCTGACCGCCAAGGGCGTTGCAATTCTGGATCGATTTTGCGGTAGGAACGGAATCCAACAGAAGCAAGTTTCCGAGCTCGTTAGCCTGCACTGCTGCTCCCTCGTCATtctggagagagagcagcacAGCGACAAGATCCTCAGCGACCGGGGCACTGTCGAGGTCATCTTCCGCCGATTCGTTGGCGCTGAGACGCGGAATGTCAAGGCCAATTTGGCTGTTGCGGATTCGGACTCGTTGCACGATTACGAAGATGGTCTCACCGGTGTCAAGATGGCTGCTGAGCGTCGGGTGAACGGAAAGGTGTACAAGGATACCTTTACCGGCAAGGCCACATCGGATTGGTTGGTGGACTGCTGCACCATTGTGGACAGGCGAGAGGCCATCGAGATTGCGTCCCTCTTCGTCGAGTTTGAGTTGATAGATACTGTGGTCCAGGACAGATCCTTCATGCTCGGGAACCCTGGTTGTCATCTGTTCCAGCCTACCAAGTATTCTGTCTACCAAATCTCGCAGCGAGGAAAGGATGTGATCAATGGCACCAGCTCTCGTGGCCGCCCATCCGAGAGCGAGGCTGGAACCGGCTCACAGCGCAACGGTGTCGTCCGCGACTCCAACACCCAGCGTCTCGAGAAGATCCTCAATGACCCCGCCCTCCGCCTTCTCTTCCGTGAAAACTTGAGGGAGATGCACTGCGAAGAGAACCTGTCCTTCTACAAGGATGTCAACGACTTCGTCCAGGGCTGTAAGCAGGCTATCCGACAAGCCGAGTCCACACCCTCATCGCAGGCGATGGATATCATTAAAGAGACCATGGCTCAGGCCTACGGTATCTACAACGCCTTTTTGGCCCCAGGCTCACCATGCGAGCTCAACATTGACCACCAGCTGCGCAACAACCTGGCCACGAGAATGACCAAGGCTGTTGGTCAAGAGACCGGCATGGTTGAGACATTGCAGGAGGTTACTTCCCTGTTTGAGAACGCTCAAAACGCCGTCTTCAAGCTGATGGCTAGT GACTCTGTGCCCAAGTTCTTACGCAACGCCAAGTACGAGCAACAGCTGCAAAACTTCAACCTCGACGGCGTCCCTGGACGAGGCGGCGTCGAGCGGAGCCTAAGTCGCTCCAACCGAAAGTAA
- a CDS encoding uncharacterized protein (EggNog:ENOG41~TransMembrane:1 (n4-14c19/20o350-368i)~SECRETED:SignalP(1-21)): protein MLSFFCQLYCAFVLDLVDLGGDLIQMLACSLPPIFMYINPPMDLSRMSFSFPQHSHSKSASTSHSLLSSSFVSFFFLFREFHLSKHSFPSNNTHSLFNNNNNKKQTFKMRTFSAMIVGMASMAAASNVYSAPESAAAYPAAPSNPPYPVDGYQDWEHEDNDEYNKHGWQYSAYSTPSYSAPSYSYVTPSYSVPSKSEEYKTWEHKATTTNTWEHKETSTSKTWEHKETSTSKTWEHKETSTSKTWAPKETKSEYEKATTTTKIVSQYTTYCPEPTVVTVNEKQYTVTKATTLTITDCPCTIVEPCPTETAKPPPPPPKYTDGKHDEGKPAPPPPGPPKPPPVIVSGASSSFVHVGAAVFGAIVVGVLAL, encoded by the exons ATGCTCTCATTCTTTTGCCAGCTTTATT GCGCTTTCGTCCTTGATCTTGTCGATCTAGGTGGTGATCTGATCCAGATGCTTGCGTGCTCACTTCCTCCCATTTTCATGTATATAAACCCCCCGATGGATCTGTCCAGGAtgagcttttcttttcctcagcATTCGCACAGCAAATCAGCTTCTACCTCACATTcgcttctttcctcttccttcgtttccttttttttcctttttcgaGAGTTTCATCTCTCCAAACATTCGTTTCCCTCAAACAACACACATTCGctcttcaacaacaacaacaacaaaaaacaaaccTTCAAAATGCGTACCTTCTCCGCTATGATCGTCGGCATGGCCtccatggccgccgccagcaacgTCTACAGCGCCCCTGAGTCCGCTGCCGCTTACCCGGCTGCCCCTTCGAACCCTCCCTACCCCGTCGACGGGTACCAGGACTGGGAGCACGAGGACAACGACGAGTACAACAAGCACGGCTGGCAGTACTCTGCTTACTCTACTCCTTCTTACAGTGCTCCTTCTTACTCTTACGTGACCCCTTCGTACTCCGTTCCCAGCAAGAGCGAGGAGTACAAGACCTGGGAGCACAAGGCCACCACGACCAACACTTGGGAGCACAAGGAGACTTCTACTAGCAAGACTTGGGAGCACAAGGAAACTTCCACAAGCAAGACTTGGGAGCACAAGGAGACTTCCACAAGCAAGACTTGGGCTCCCAAGGAGACCAAGAGCGAGTATGAGAAGGCCACTACCACGACCAAGATCGTCTCGCAGTACACCACCTACTGCCCGGAGCCCACCGTTGTGACTGTCAACGAGAAGCAGTACACCGTCACCAAGGCCACCACGCTGACCATCACCGACTGCCCGTGCACCATCGTCGAG CCTTGCCCGACCGAGACCGccaagcctcctcctcctcctcccaagTACACGGACGGCAAGCACGACGAGGGCAAGCCtgctccccctccccccggCCCTCCCAAGCCCCCTCCCGTTATTGTCAGCGGTGCTTCCAGCTCCTTTGTCCACGTCGGTGCTGCCGTCTTTGGCGCCATCGTCGTTGGCGTCCTCGCTCTGTAA
- a CDS encoding uncharacterized protein (EggNog:ENOG41): MSKRTVFTSITPLPPGISRQAAIDFLHNHRDMIDLNPLVTDRHIIPPPPHALPEEHACTWYSITDKISYLPGGLVTGAVSYTAAFHDLPTGLQTHCHAPMGVDLREKWSVAGSEPGEDPEPMELGLGAPRTGLYIREDVIITCNMVMAGFIKKTIKKAHGVLIEAIASKAAGSNPNPQLSESQTQERQQQALPPLKIQNKLLTKPLPARPISWQTPPSRPLPTSQTTNTFQTGAYQTETYQTETYQSDPYEAEAYQYETGGLDRGPHYGYVEDRMGPRTMATKYAQELQ, encoded by the coding sequence ATGTCGAAACGAACAGTCTTCACCTCCATCACTCCCCTTCCTCCGGGGATCTCCCGACAAGCCGCCATCGACTTCCTCCACAACCATCGCGATATGATCGATCTGAATCCCTTGGTCACCGATCGCCATAtcattcctcctcctcctcacgCCCTGCCAGAAGAGCACGCCTGCACCTGGTATTCCATCACCGATAAAATCTCCTACCTTCCCGGTGGCCTTGTTACAGGCGCAGTCTCATATACAGCCGCATTCCACGACCTGCCAACGGGTCTGCAGACTCACTGCCATGCACCCATGGGCGTTGACCTCCGAGAGAAGTGGTCTGTTGCTGGATCTGAGCCCGGAGAAGACCCGGAGCCGATGGAGCTGGGTTTGGGGGCGCCGCGGACGGGGCTATATATTCGGGAGGACGTCATCATAACATGCAATATGGTTATGGCTGGCTTCATTAAGAAGACGATTAAGAAGGCTCACGGCGTACTAATCGAGGCCATAGCCTCAAAGGCTGCCGGCTCAAATCCGAATCCTCAGCTGTCGGAGTCACAGACGCAggagcgacagcagcaggctttgCCACCACTGAAGATTCAGAATAAGTTGCTGACAAAGCCACTGCCCGCGCGGCCAATCTCATGGCAAACACCACCATCACGACCGCTCCCGACATCCCAGACAACAAATACCTTCCAGACAGGGGCCTACCAGACAGAGACCTATCAGACAGAGACCTATCAATCAGATCCCTATGAGGCAGAGGCCTATCAGTATGAGACGGGAGGGCTGGATAGAGGCCCGCACTACGGATACGTAGAGGACCGAATGGGACCCCGTACAATGGCGACAAAGTACGCTCAGGAGCTGCAGTAA